ATACCACTGGCGGCACAAATCAAAATCCCCATGCTGCTGGACGATGCTGATTTAGGGTTCATCTGAGCCCGAGCTCAGAAATGAATATCCGCAACAGAGATATAAATACAGCATTTGTCATCGCAAAACACTCAAAGGGatcaaataaaaatatagccaaTACAGACCTAGACATCCCTTTGGGCGGACAAAGTAATATGGATCAGAGAGAGTACTTGAAATAATGCAATTCTGGTTCAGAATACACTAAGGCAAATGTTTTCACCACATGATAGTAACATGGCAGGGCTGTTCCATTAATTTTCACCATGTATCTGAGAGAAGCAATATATAGATTATCATTTTTGGTCCATATAGGCAGCACACAAATATGGAACACCAAATCAAAGGCAAGACAAGGCTGATCTAGTATGAGCACTACATATGGAACTCAATCTTTGAGATCATGTTGCACTGTGAACGTTGTATGTTGTATGACATGATCAACAGACTGTTTCACTGCATCATTGTCTCATATTCCCATTTTCATTAAGATATATCATAGTTTCTTCCAAGGGTGAACATGGTATCCGGATGATAACTTTATAAGGCTCTGATACTATGTTCAATTGAGAAAAACAAGTAATGCATTTTAATTGCAAGCCAAAAAGGGTATATAATCAAAATGACAATATGAGACTATTTACTGTCTCAGCACTGCATATAACTGTATGAAGAAGCTATGCAGGACAGTGAAAAGGGTCAATATGAAGAAGCTACAAGCATACCAAAACAGTATTAAACTCAACACAACATGTTGAGGGTGGATCGGTGGAGCATGCAAGGCAGTGAGATGGTCAATATGTGGAAGTTACAAGCATATCAAGCAGTGCAGTAATTATTACACAGTTAAAAGGGCTAACAGAATATACTGGATAGCTAATAGACACCGAAAGAACAGAATCCATGTTAGTCCTAAACAACGCACTATTTAAGAGAAAGGTTGCGTCAGATATTACTCACAAACAAGACTAAACAATATACCAGTTATAAGAATTGGGGAAATAAACAGCTCAGGGAGTAAGCTCTAACAAAATTGCAACCATGTGCATCATTTAGCATGATTTAACAcatggaacatcatcatcatcatgccTTAATTAAACTCTCTCCGAGATCCATACTAACCACAAAATCCTCATGGACAATACAAAAACAGTGATAGAGATAGCTCAGTGTGCTATTGATTGCAAGAACAAGGAACTACTAATAAGTATTGTAAAGACGCTCTGCTCCTAGAAGCGGAGCTTGGTGAAGAACCACCTGTTCTTACCGGTCTTGAACCTCTCCTCGAGACGTGCCTTGGCGGCCTTGCAGGAGGCGACCTTCTTGTCGCGGGTGGCGAGGGCGTCGGGCCCGCCGGAGGCGACGTCCTTGAAGTCGACGTCCAGGGTGTAGCGGGTGGGCATGATGTGGGTGAAGTTGACCAGCTTCAGGAAGCACTTCACGCGCGACTTCTTCGCCGTCTTCTTGGCCGAGTCCTTGCGGATCACCTTCTTGGGGTACTTGGCTAGGCCGGCGACGAGGCAGTGGCCGTAGGGGCGGTCGCGTGTGCCCTCCTCGAAAACGCGCACAATGACCGCCTTCCGGCCGGCGAACCGGCCCTGGAGAAGGATCACCGCCTTGCCGGTCTTCAGGAACTTCACCATCTTCGcgtgctccgccgccgccgccgccgccgagtggGATGTGTGGGATTGGGTGGTCTGGGAAATGGGGATAGATTGGACGGGAGGAGCTTATATAgtgcggcggcgctagggttttgACGATGGTTGATCGGTTTGGATGGTTTTAGATTGATCGGACGGTGACGAGATTAGGAGATCGGATGAAGTCGTGGGACCGGGCCACGACTTTTTTTCTCATCATATAGGTAAATTATTTATTATTCTTAAAAAGAATGTAAGGTTTTTTTAAGGGTAAAAAGAATGTAAGGTTGAGAGTACACATAAACACTAATTAAAAGGAATGTAACCCTAAAAAAAGGAATGTGAGGTTGTATGTTCACCATTTTTCTGATCACCCCTTCCTCCAACCTTCTATGTGCATGATAATCAATCATCTTAATTTACTTACCTTCTGAATCAATTCTATTTTGATTTACTTATCAAACTTCATCAAAATATAAGTAAAAAAGGGCCAATATTTGATAAACATCTATCTACGCAATCATATTAATATGGAAAGATAATCACAAGCTAACATATTAGAATATTTATATTGTGTTACAATGCACGGGCATATCTGAACATCCGGGACTGTTAGGACATCAAACAGGTGTCTAGCGGGCTCCTCAAAATTTAACCAGCTGAACAGTCTGAACTCCCACAAATCCAGTTCATATGTGGGGTGGGGAGGGGATGTGTTTGTCCGGACAATCGGCCATGTTATCTCCAACACGTGGTCTCATACAAAAAACCCACCCTACGATGCAACCTTCCCTTTTCCTGTCAAACCATCCCCTTCCCGCTCGGTTTCCTGCTGTAGCGGGACATTTCTACCTGAAGCCCTCTCCTTTAAAAACGTATGGCGCCTACCTCACCCTCACAATGGCGCTCTCTCTCCTTCACATCATACTTCCTACCAACCGCCAAGGAGGTATCGCCCACCAACCGCCATGTCCCTTGCCACTTTGTTAGGACATGACAACTTCCCTCAGTTTCCTCCTCTCGTGACTCTAGAAAACTCTAGTCGCGCCACCCCCAGCGTCCTCCCCACTCCCACGTCCTTGCTGCCGCTTGATGGGACGCCGACAAAGCCGTGCGCGCCCCAGGAAGGTGGTGGTGGGGCGCTCTCTTCGTTGGTTGGCACTCCCATGTAGGTATCACGAGCGCTCGGTGTGcagggtgttggaaatatgccctagaggcaataataaaatggttattattgtatttctttgttcatgataattgtctattgttcatgctataattgtattaactggaaaccgtaatacatgtgtgaatacatagaccacaacatgtccctagtaagcctctagttgactagctcgttgatcaatagatggttatggtttcctgaccatggacattggatgtcattgataacgggatcacatcattaggagaatgatgtgatggacaagacccaatcctaagaatagcacaagatcgtgtagttcgtttgctaagagctttactaatgtcaagtatcgtttccttagaccatgagattgtgcaactcccggataccgtgggaatgctttgggtgtacctaAGGTTCgctgacgctagagttgttatgggaaatagtatgtggttaccgaaggttgttcggagtcccggatgagatcccggacatgacgaggagctccggaatggtccggaggtgaagatcggtatattggacgaagggtattggaggccggaattgttccgggggtaccaggctatggccagcatgtccgaaaggggtttcggaggccccggcaagcgttggggggccttatgggccaaggggaaggggcaaaccagcccactaaggggttgtgcgcccctcccaacccctctcacgtaaccaggagaggtgggggcgccacccctagggcagccgcccctcccggcttggggggcaagtttcctaggggggtggggtgcccaaacccatctagggtttcccctggccgccgcctcctcctctagatccatctagaggggccggccccctctccccttccccctatatatagtgagggggtgggagggcagccacacccttcccctggcgcagccctctcctcctccaactcctcctcctcctcctcctccgtagtgcttagcgaagctttgccggagaaccacgagctccattgccaccacgccgtcgtgctgctggagttctccctcaacttctcctctccccttgctagatcaagaaggaggagacgtccccgggctgtacgtgtgttgaacgcggaggccccgtccgttcggcgctagatcggatcttccgcgatttgaatcgccgcgaggacgactccatcaaccgtgttcttgtaatgcttcggcttagcgatcttcaagggtatgaagatgcactccctctctctcgttgctagcatctcctagattgatcttggtgacacgtaggaaaattttgaattattgttacgttacccaacagtggcatcatgagtgaggtctatgcgtagattctatgcacgagtagaacacaaagtagttgtgggcgatgatttgttcaatttgcttaccgttactagtcttatcttgattcggcggcattgtgggatgaagcggcccggaccgaccttacacgtactcttacgtgagacaggttccaccgactgacatgcacttgatgcataaggtggctagcgggtgtctgtctctcccactttagtcggatcggattcgatgaagagggtccttatgaagggtaaatagcaattgacatatcaccgttgtggcttttgcgtaggtaagaaacgttcttgctagaaacccatagcagccacgtaaaacatgcaacaacaattagaggacgtctaacattttttttgtagggtatgctatgtgatgtgatatggccaaaaggatgtgatgaattatatatatgtgatgtatgagattgatcatgttcttgtaataggaatcacgacttgcatgtcgatgagtatgacaaccggcaggagccataggagttgtcttaatttattgtatgacctgcgtgtcaatgaaaaacgccatgtaattactttactttattgctaaccgttagccatagtagtagaagtaatagttggcgagacaacttcatgaagacacgatgatggagatcatgatgatggagatcatggtgtcatgccggtgacgaaggtgatcatgccgcgcctcgaagatggagatcaaaagacgcaagatgatattggccatatcatgtcactttatgatttgcatgtgatgtttgtcatgtttacatcttatttgcttagaacgacggtagcataaataagatgatccctcactaaaatttcaagagatgtgttccccctaactgtgcaccgttgcgaaggttcgttgtttcgaagcaccacgtgatgatcgggtgtgatagattctaacgttcgcatacaatgggtgtaagccagatttacacatgcgaaacacttaggttgacttgacgagcctagcatgtacacacatggcctcggaacacaagagaccgaaaggtcgaacatgagtcgtatagtagatacgatcaacatggagatgttcaccgatgatgactagtccgtctcacgtgatgatcggacacggcctagttgactcggatcatgtatcacttagatgactagagggatgtctatctgagtgggagttcattaaataatttgattagatgaacttaattatcatggacatagtcaaaaggtctttgcaaattatgtcgtagcttacgctttagttctactaagatatgttcctagagaaaatttagttgaaagttgatagtagcaattatgcggactgggtccgtaaactgaggattgtcctcattgttgcacagaaggcttatgtccttaatgcaccgctcggtgtgctgaacctcgagcgtcgtttgtggatgttgcgaacatctgacatacacgttttgatgactacgtgatagttcagtgtgtaatgtta
This sequence is a window from Aegilops tauschii subsp. strangulata cultivar AL8/78 chromosome 7, Aet v6.0, whole genome shotgun sequence. Protein-coding genes within it:
- the LOC109760947 gene encoding large ribosomal subunit protein eL27x, with the translated sequence MVKFLKTGKAVILLQGRFAGRKAVIVRVFEEGTRDRPYGHCLVAGLAKYPKKVIRKDSAKKTAKKSRVKCFLKLVNFTHIMPTRYTLDVDFKDVASGGPDALATRDKKVASCKAAKARLEERFKTGKNRWFFTKLRF